A segment of the Prochlorococcus marinus XMU1412 genome:
GGATCTTCTGTATTACACAATGTGTCACCAGTTGTTGTGTTCTTAAGACCTAATACAGCTCCTAAATCCCCAGCCCTCAATTCATCAACCTCCTCTCTTTCATCAGCCTTTAGAATCACCAATCTAGAAATTCTCTCTTTAGCATCCTTAGTAGAATTCATTACATAACTTCCCTTCGAAAGAACACCTGAATACATTCTTACAAAAGTTAATTTCCCATAGGGATCTGACATTACTTTGAATGCTAATGCACTGAAAGGAGCATTATCATCAGAAGGTCTAATATCTTCTTTACCACTTGGCAAAACACCTTGTATTGGTTTCACATCAACTGGAGCTGGCAAGTAGTCAACTACAGCGTCTAATACAAGTTGGACACCTTTATTCTTAAAAGCTGAACCGCATAATACTGGAACCAATCCGTGTTTTAAAACACCTTCCCTAATACCTTTTTTAAGTTGTTCTTCAGATAATTCACCAGTTTCTAGAAATATTTCTATTAGCTCTTCATCATTTTCGGCTACACTCTCCATTAACTTAATTCTCCACTCCGCAGCTTCCTCCTCCATGTCAGATGGAATTGGTGCTTCTTCAATATCAGTACCTAAATCGTTTTTGTAAAGATATGCTTTGTTGGCTACTAAATCAATAATGCCTGATAGATCTCCTTCGGCTCCAATAGGTAACTGGATTGGAAGTGCATTTGCCTTTAGTCGATCTTTAATTTGATTATTAACCTTTAAAAAATCCGCCCCAGTTCTATCCATTTTATTAACAAAAACCATTCTTGGAACAGAATATCTATCTGCTTGGCGCCAAACCGTTTCGGATTGAGGCTGAACTCCACCAACTGCGCAAAATACAGCTATAACTCCATCCAACACACGCATTGATCTTTCAACTTCAATAGTAAAATCAACGTGTCCAGGAGTATCAATAATATTAATCCTATGGTCTTGCCAACTAGTGGATATTGCGGCAGCAGTAATAGTAATTCCTCTTTCTCTTTCTTGATCCATCCAATCTGTTACAGCAGCACCATCATGAACCTCTCCTATCTTATGAACTACACCTGAATAAAACAAAATTCTTTCAGTTGTTGTTGTTTTACCTGCATCAATATGAGCGGCTATACCTATGTTCCTTACTCGTTCTAGGGGAAAGTCGCGTGCCAATTTTAAAGCTCCAAATAAAATAATTTTTGATAAGTGTAGTTCACGCTAAAAGCAAACTTTAATAATAATAAACTACTTAAGTACCTTTTGATGAAATTAATATCTGTAATGTGCAAAAGCTTTATTAGCTTCTGCCATTTTATGAGTATCTTCTCTTTTTTTAACGGCACTACCAGTTTCATTTGCTGCATCCATCAACTCGCCAGCAAGTTTTTGGGACATG
Coding sequences within it:
- the fusA gene encoding elongation factor G: MARDFPLERVRNIGIAAHIDAGKTTTTERILFYSGVVHKIGEVHDGAAVTDWMDQERERGITITAAAISTSWQDHRINIIDTPGHVDFTIEVERSMRVLDGVIAVFCAVGGVQPQSETVWRQADRYSVPRMVFVNKMDRTGADFLKVNNQIKDRLKANALPIQLPIGAEGDLSGIIDLVANKAYLYKNDLGTDIEEAPIPSDMEEEAAEWRIKLMESVAENDEELIEIFLETGELSEEQLKKGIREGVLKHGLVPVLCGSAFKNKGVQLVLDAVVDYLPAPVDVKPIQGVLPSGKEDIRPSDDNAPFSALAFKVMSDPYGKLTFVRMYSGVLSKGSYVMNSTKDAKERISRLVILKADEREEVDELRAGDLGAVLGLKNTTTGDTLCNTEDPIVLETLFIPEPVISVAVEPKTKGDMEKLSKALTALSEEDPTFRVSTDPETNQTVIAGMGELHLEILVDRMLREFKVEANIGAPQVSYRETIRSSSKGEGKYARQTGGKGQYGHVIIEMEPAEVGKGFEFVNKIVGGAVPKEYIGPASNGMKETCESGVLAGYPLIDVKVTLVDGSFHDVDSSEMAFKIAGSMAFKDGVKKCNPVLLEPMMKVEVESPDDFLGSVIGDLSSRRGQVEGQSVDDGLSKVQAKVPLAEMFGYATQLRSMTQGRGIFSMEFANYEEVPRNVAEAIISKNQGNS